The following is a genomic window from Phaseolus vulgaris cultivar G19833 chromosome 6, P. vulgaris v2.0, whole genome shotgun sequence.
GTTAAGGTGGAGGCTTTGATGGTTTTGCGATTCTGGGTTTTGTTGAATTGTTTGGAGAAGTCGCTTTCGGTTTTCCGTTTGTTTTTGTCGTTCGTCGGTTTTTTGCTTCGTTGGCTGTCGTTCAATTCATGCTCTGTTTGCGGCGTTTGATGATGCTTTTCTGTCGTTTTCGGGTCGTTTTGACCGACTTGAGGGGCTTTTCTATTGCAATGTTCGCCAGTCTGCCGTGTAGGTCGGACAAATTTCTGTTCATGTTTtggaaaataaattttcaaaagtttttatttttttggtggTCTTTTTATTCTGAAGGGGGTTGTTTGGACTGGAAAACCCTTTGGAAAGAAAAAAGGTTGTGGAATTTGAAGTGTTTCGGTAGTGTTTTTTTGCATGTAAAGTTTGGATTGCCTGAAATCTTTGCATTTTGTATTTGGCCTATTTGCACTGCGGACTCCTAAATTCATTCTGGCTCTGTGAATGGACTCTTAACATGCATTGTGCAATATGCTTGATTCTTTGGTTTGTTTATACTTATGCATTGAGGGGGGTTGTCGTGTGGATACAAGTTGGTTGCTGTGTGAGTGaggagtattttttttaaggttCTTATTCGATGGAACTGGGATGTATTCTGGAATCTTGTAGGCTGTTGGAGTTTAATCCAAAATAAGCTATTGATAATGACAGTTCAAAACTCAAAAGTATGTTTGAGAGGGAATCTTACTGTTTCAATATACCCAATTTCCGTTGTATTACTGATTTTAGGGTTCTATCATGTCTCCTGATTCTTGACACTACACAACATTAAGTATTTTACTTTTTCCACTTGGTGGGAGAATGATCATGTGTCCATCACAAAGTCGTTGTGATAGACTTTTGGTATATGGAGTTTTGCCTTTTTAACTTGGTTTTCTTTTGTCTGTGTGCTTAGAATTTCTTCAAAtaaggagttttttttttttgacgtTTCTAATTTACTAGTtcatgatgatgattcttttattttaatatctttctGCTAACTTGTTGTTTGCAACAGGTTGGTTTCAAACTACTTAATATTATAAGTCACAATGGTAGCAAAAGTCCGGCAAAGTGCAACTGAGTCTCCTAATCCAAAACCTGAGGTTGGAGAGATTGACACCAGCCCACCTATTCAGTCTGTTAAAGATGCTGTCTCTCTATTTGGTGAAGGTGCTTTCTCTGGTGAAAAACCAATTATTAAGAAGGCAAAACCTTATTCTGCTGAGGTAATTGTTGTTTTTGTACTTGTGTGTGTTCATAACCATGTTACATTGGAAGTTGCATGGTGTTGCATAAACATTGTATGATTTTCAAGGTAGTCTTTTTAGCCCTTTAACTAATAAaaggagattttttttttatgaaagattGATTATATGCATTTGATGGAGCAGATAGTTACCCAGTTTACTTAATAAAAACTTTTTACACTATTATATTGTCCTGAGTTTCTCTCCGTTGCAAGGAGGAACTTCACTCTAGAACAATGCCAGACTAGTTATCCTTATTATATAGGACATGAAAATGCAGACTCAATTTTATTGAGGACCTCTGGAAATTTTCTCTGCACTGATAAAAGTATGGTATGAATTTCAGTTCTGCGTACAAGGGTATCCTCCCTCTTTCTCTCTATAAAAAACTTGAACGGAATAAGTCATGGAACCTAAGGAAACCTTTATGACCAGAGGCCCCAAAACCATACTCATATCATGATTAACGCTCTATTTCTTCCCCTTACTCAAATCCTTCATCTCCTTCTATCAGTGCCATCATCATTCTGTAATGCTGTGGCTTGATAGAATCAACGTTGTGAATGTGTAAACGATCAGTTTGGTCCTAAACTTGTAGCGTGTGATTACATTTTTCCCTGAACtgaatgaaatgaaaagaaagttcTTGAAAGTGTAACTCACAATCACATTTgtccaaaattcaaaaaattgtGTTATTAAACTGATAAAATTAAATGTATTTAAGAACTAAAATGACGTTAAATAGTTAAATTTAGGGacttatttaacatttttttgtcAGGACTAATATGACAGTGCCTACCACTTTTCAGGACTGAAGTTGTTTTTTCATGGTGTCACTCTTATGTTCACGGGTCTAGCAGTAGACTTTCAAAATCTAGAATATATTAAGTCATTGAATTTCCCTTTTTCTCATCACCTTTTTCCCCTGGAAGTGAAGACCCTGTTCTTCTTTTTACAAATTGAACCTTTTGTTTTAACTACTTTGCATTTTGTGATAGcattttcattagttttagctTTTATTTAAACAATGATTATTCTGAGTTTGACTACATAAATGGTTTGGTGGATAAATAAGGTTCCTAAAATGGTTCTACTCAAAATTGTGTGTACATGTATATAACATATGGGTATCTGAAACAAGAATTCCGGGTGTCTCAACAATGTTAATGGTTGAAAGATATTAAAACTACAAAATTATAAGTTTTTGTccagttttttttaaagatctGAATACAGGAAGATGTTTTGTTTATCATTTAAGAGGGAATCTCTTGTGCTAGAATGAATTGGTGCAAGTTTCAATATACTCAAGTGCAACATTACATTTTCAACGTAACATTATGCAAATCTATATCCCCCATTTTAGATAATCAATTACCATAGCAATCTGTTTTAGTTGTACACCACTTTGTTCTAGTAACACCAGCTGACCACTAAATTAGGTTATCCAATAATAGTTTTCTATCTCCTTCTTTCAAGATTAGATTTCATTGAACATTGTCCTTTTCAATTTGCAATTTACAAGTTTGTTCTTTCTCTAGAGAGTATTGGCCAAGGAGACAGAACTTCATGTAGCCCAAAAACAGCTGAACAAGTTAAGGGAACAAGTAAAGAATGCTGAAACTACCAAGGCTCAAGCTCTTGTGGAGCTTGAAAGGGCTAAAAGGACAGTTGAGGATCTGACACAGAAGATAAAAGTTATTAGTGATTCTAGGGAGTTAGCAATTAAGACTACCGAAGCTGCAAAGAGTCAGGCAAAACTACTTACAGAAGAAAAGTATGGTATCCCTGACGGGACAGATGGTGCTTGGAAGGAAGAATTAGATTCTGCAGTAAAAAGGTATGCATCTGTCATGACAGAACTTGATGCAGCAAAGCAAGTATTGAGTAAGACTCGACAAGAGTATGATTCATCCTTGGATGCAAGAAAGTCTGCTTTCAAGCGAGCAGTAGAAGCTGGAGATGCATTGAAGGAAAACACAGAAAGAGCATCTGAGCTTTCTAAAGAAATTTTATCTGTAAAGGAGTCAATTGAGCAAGCAAAGCTTGCATCTATCTtagcacaacaacaacaagcaatGATTTTGGCCGAGAAAGATGTTCTAAGACAATCCTATAAAGCTACTCTGGAACAATCTGAAACAAAATTGCTTGCTTTAAAGAAGGATTTCAGTCCTGAGCTTTCCAAGAATCTTGAAATGCAGCTGGAGGAGAGAATGAGTGAAATTGGGGCTCTGCAAAAGGAAATGGAAAATAAAAGGACATCGGACTTGGACTCTGTGAAAAGCGTCACTTTGGATCTTGATGATGCCAAGGACTCACTTCagaaagtagcagatgaggaaAGCTCTCTTAAAAGCTTAGTAGAATCTCTCAAGGTGGAACTGGAGAATGTAAAGAAAGAACATTCTGAGTTGAAGGAGAAGGAATCTGAAACTGAATCTATTGTTGGAAATCTGCATGTCAAGCTCCGCAAAAGCAAGTCTGAGCTTGAAGCCTGCATGTTAGAAGAATCTAAAGTTAGAGGTGTATCTGAGGAAATGATCTTGACGCTTAGCCAGCTGACATCTGAAACTGAAAATGCAAGGCGGGAAGCAGAagatatgaagaaaaaaacagCAGATTTGAAGAAGGAAGCTGAAGTTACCGTACTTGCATTAGCAGAAGCAGAGAAAAAGCTTAAAGTGGCACTGGAAGAAGCAGAAGCAGCAAAAGCAGCCGAGAAAAGTGCTCTTGACCAGATTACAGTTTTAACAGAAAGAACTACTGCTGCTCGTGCATCCACATCTGAATCTGGGGCTGTGATTACAATCTCAAAAGAGGAGTTTGACTCCTTAAGCCATAAAGTTGAGGAGTCTGACAAATTAGCAGACATGAAAGTGGCTGCTGCCAAGGCACAGGTGGAAGCTGTGAAGGCTAGTGAAAATGAGGCTCTCAAAAGGTTAGAGACAACTCAGAAGGAGATTGAGGATATAAAGGCTGCAACACAAGAGGCTCTGAAAAAGGCTGAAATGGCTGAAGCAGCAAAAAGGGCAGTGGAGAATGAGCTCCGAAGATGGCGTGAGAGGGACCAGAAAAAGGCTGCAGAAGCCGCATCCCGAATTTTGGCTGAAACACAGGTGTCAACAGAATCATCTCCTCAGCACTACAGGATTCAAAAGCAGAATCCTCCTCATACAACAGTGGAGGTGAGGAAGTTTGAAAAGGAGAAGGTTCCAGTTTCAAAAAAGGCCCTCTTGCCTAATATTAGTGGCATCTTCCAAAGGAAGAAAAATCAGGTTGAGGGTGGCTCTCCTTCTTATCTGCCTGGTGAGAACCCTCTATGAAATATGTAATGTGTAGCAGTTTGTGCAGCTCTTGAATGTGAGAGAAACATTTATTTGTGTGTAGTTGAGGAATTTGATCAGATTTTGTCGTTGTAGTCGGTTTGAAGGAAAGGATTGTGTAGTGTTTATAGTTTGGTGATAAATTTGGAGATGCATAATGTAAATGGAACCAGAAGTAAGATTAAAATCTAttgtttttttccctttttctgtTAATACTAAGCTTTCATGTCTGGTAGTTTGAACTATATTTGAAGTATTGTGTAATGTATATAGTTTGGTTACAATTCTaggaaatgcataatgaaaatggAACCACCAAAAGTAAGATCAAGATCTGTTTCTTTTTTTGTCCCAATATGGAAAGTTTAGTAAATAAGTTTGTTGACATTTTTTTATGCGATTTTTTTTCATTCCAAGTTTTAACATCGTGAGAGCAAGTTTAACGTGATTATTAGTAGATTGTTTTTGTCTAATTCACGttttaatccttttttttttcttaaacacTATACTTCATTTCAGTTTGGGGcttttgcttcctgcaccccttGTTTGCTAACTGCAGTCTCATAGGTTATGCAAAAGGTCATAAATGTCGTTGTGATTTCATCGCTTACCAGAATGGTTATTCCGAAACAATTCTCCAGAACGTCTATTATGGAACAGGAATCCAGAAATACAGTTCTAGAAACATGTTTCAGAACGATTTTTTACGAAGCTGTTCTAGAATCACCATTCCAGAATCATGTTTTGTTAAACTCTATCTTAGAATGAGTTAGAtaattaacaatttaaaacatttattttatgttttgttgttattttaatttttgaacttgaaatttgtggtgttttgatttgttgttattattatttaaatgtttagacataatattattattagttatgattttctttttcattatttttgcattaaaattatagttttggattttcaatatttttttgttatccGATATCGATAACATTGTTCTCAATATGATTGTGTACAACCAATAACGTCTATACGACTAAGAGAGTGAAGGTCCGAGTGACATTGGTGAAGATGACTacacataaaataatattgtaattatGAAGTCTCATGGAGGAGTATTATGATTATCCAAAAGGGTCAATAGATACGTCATTACTCCTTAATTATGAGGGAGATGTAGCTCGTCATTTGTGGGATGGAGTGATAAATAATTATGTtgatatatatgtattttaaatgctaaaataatatttattgacAATTGTAGGATCATGGCGAGTTGAAATTGATATTTATGGTAGGAAAATGAATAAGTTAGGACTTCAAAATAATCGAATAAAAAAAGTTGTGGTTGAGTTATTGGGGTTTAAGGTCTTATTCGGGCTAGCTACGAGACTGCAAATAAAGGATTATTGTCTATCTTTGTTAAAAGGTGGCATGATGATACAATTTCTTTCCATTTACCCACTGGTGAGATGACCATCATACTTGATGATGTGTCTAGTTTGTTGTACCTACCTATCGGTGTACATTTATGTAACTGTAGATGTGGTTGGAGCGACAAAGTTGTTGGTAGAGGCCCTCCATGTTAATCGTGTTGCGGCAACTACAACAAAAGTCAGGGGTGATCACATGTACTTGAATTGGTTTAGAAAGGTTTATGAGAATGCTTGTAGTAAAAGGTAATGGACCATCGTTCGAGCTTATTTGTTGAACTTGGCGGGTTGCACCATATTTGTAGATAAAAGTGACACCTTAACCATTGTGTCATACATAAGGCTATTTATAGGTTTACGCTTGACTGAAGGATATGTTTGGGCGACAGTTGCTCTGACCACATGTATGAACAATTGGATGACGCCAACTATGCAAACACGAAGTAACATGCATGGTACGCAACTTTGCTGTAAGTTAATGTAAGTTAATTCTTATGGATGTTTTACTATATGAAAcatgattatatttttatacgaACATAGTTATACTACATTGAATCTTTAGAACACAATATCTTGTAAGTGTagatttataaacatttttcaACCATAGGCTTGAGACAGGTGGTTTTTTATTATACAAAGGATGCCCAATGATGCATGAGGTAAGACTGTTTGCAATTGTAATAGTCtaatttcaattatataatcTTGTATTGGTCGTTGTTCAATTTAGCACATACGATGGTCACAAAGAGGCTCACCCATTTGAGTGAATCTTGTTTTAAGGGTATGTTTTGTTGGACACATGAACACAATTGCACTTGCCTGAATGTGTCATACTACAATATAGATATGTTCAAATTGTAGCACTCCTTATGTAGTTAGTGATAGGAATTCGTCAACAACAGAAGTAGATTGTTAGTGGTTATATTTCCAAGAGTATGTTGTGCAAGAGCTTGCATTACAGGATATACCAATTGGTTTCATCGTGTCTCACATCCATATATCTTTCAATTGGATGAGGATGAGTGTCCAAGAGTGATACCACCAGATGGATGTGCAAATGTTTAAGGTGACGTTGATGAAGATGACAATCAGACAAAGTATCATGTTGTGATAAAAACATGTCATTTATTATTTAcatgtttaatataattttaatttacttttattttgtaGGATATGTGTCATAGGATCATGGAGACACTATAGTTGATGGTACGAATGGCAACGGAGCAGGGGCAGGACAAGTGCAATTTTGACTATCTCATCCCCATCTTCATTTGAAAATGAGTATACTCGTATTTGTCCTTTTacaatttcaaatattaattaaatagtttttgaacaaaaaataaaaatcacgaCAAATGAAACGTGATATTATCAagtattcaatttaaaaatgatatacattttcatttttcaatgtgaaatatataaaaaaaatataattgtatcAATATCAAATGAGAGTATCAAATAACAACTGAGTATAGGTcaaataattatagaaaaagtaaaagtaatCAAATGTATGACTAATAAATAAGTTAGTAAACTAAGGATCAAGGAAAAGTTAATATAAGTCTTTTAGGatacttaataaattaaaaatgttttaataatttaaaacaggGACGAAGATAAGTATTAGGACGGGTATGGGGACTCATGGGGATGAGTTCCCATACCCAATTTAAAAAGTTGGATATTATCCATACCCATATCTGTACGCAGTCAATGTGAAGATTTTTTGTCAAAATTGGGACACGTTCGGACATAACTTCCTAATTGTTTTGTTTGCACAAAACAAATATCCTTCAATTGATCGTATATATGAGTGAGTGTTACAACTCTCCATGCATACCCAACACACATCGTCAGCTGTCTAGCTTACACTTAAATAAAGATTCACCTCTAGTCATGGATATATctctaacaataataataacaaacaatcaatcaatattttcttttaaattagtatatacATTCTGAATTGTtaaatcaaaaatatattttttttatctaaatacatatatacattttgaaatatatagACATTTTGAATTATGCACTTTGTAATATATTTTcccaaaaccagattacaaataaaaccacaaagaaaaaaaatacatcttAAAAAACTTACATTTTCAACAGGAGTGTAATAATGATGTGACGAGAACCTCTCCCATTCACAAATGGAGGAAGAAAATTGTGAAGTGGTACAAGAGATATAACATATAGGATAGAAGAAGA
Proteins encoded in this region:
- the LOC137831373 gene encoding WEB family protein At5g55860-like, which codes for MVAKVRQSATESPNPKPEVGEIDTSPPIQSVKDAVSLFGEGAFSGEKPIIKKAKPYSAERVLAKETELHVAQKQLNKLREQVKNAETTKAQALVELERAKRTVEDLTQKIKVISDSRELAIKTTEAAKSQAKLLTEEKYGIPDGTDGAWKEELDSAVKRYASVMTELDAAKQVLSKTRQEYDSSLDARKSAFKRAVEAGDALKENTERASELSKEILSVKESIEQAKLASILAQQQQAMILAEKDVLRQSYKATLEQSETKLLALKKDFSPELSKNLEMQLEERMSEIGALQKEMENKRTSDLDSVKSVTLDLDDAKDSLQKVADEESSLKSLVESLKVELENVKKEHSELKEKESETESIVGNLHVKLRKSKSELEACMLEESKVRGVSEEMILTLSQLTSETENARREAEDMKKKTADLKKEAEVTVLALAEAEKKLKVALEEAEAAKAAEKSALDQITVLTERTTAARASTSESGAVITISKEEFDSLSHKVEESDKLADMKVAAAKAQVEAVKASENEALKRLETTQKEIEDIKAATQEALKKAEMAEAAKRAVENELRRWRERDQKKAAEAASRILAETQVSTESSPQHYRIQKQNPPHTTVEVRKFEKEKVPVSKKALLPNISGIFQRKKNQVEGGSPSYLPGENPL